A genomic stretch from Ovis canadensis isolate MfBH-ARS-UI-01 breed Bighorn chromosome 5, ARS-UI_OviCan_v2, whole genome shotgun sequence includes:
- the C5H19orf38 gene encoding protein HIDE1, with amino-acid sequence MLWIVLLFAAGSMAIPAPSIMLVPPHPSSQEDPIHISCMAPRGFTGANFTLYQDGEVVELLKAPKDQLRVIFNLSGGSREVRGGPFCCQYSVLGENRQPQLSNLSEAVHVSFPVPTWILALSLSLAGVALLLFGLVTIALIIRKVKVKNLNKKRERESCWVNIATTDMSFDNSLFTIMKMTSEEDAANLDTPSGSTETPGPRKRPTSTSSSPEPPEFSTFRAC; translated from the exons ATGCTCTGGATTGTCCTGCTGTTTGCAGCCG GCTCCATGGCGATCCCGGCGCCATCCATCATGCTGGTGCCCCCACACCCCAGCAGTCAAGAAGACCCCATCCACATCTCGTGCATGGCCCCCAGGGGCTTCACAGGGGCGAATTTTACGCTGTACCAAGATGGGGAGGTGGTGGAGCTCCTGAAAGCCCCCAAGGACCAGCTCAGGGTCATCTTCAACCTGAGCGGTGGCAGCAGGGAGGTTCGAGGGGGACCGTTCTGCTGCCAGTATAGTGTGCTTGGTGAGAACAGGCAACCCCAGCTGTCAAACCTCAGCGAGGCTGTGCACGTCTCCTTCCCAG TGCCCACCTGGATCCTGGCACTCTCCTTGAGCCTGGCTGGAGTTGCTCTCCTCCTCTTTGGACTAGTGACCATTGCCCTGATCATCAGGAAAG TTAAAGTAAAAAACTTGAACAAGAAACG AGAGCGAGAATCCTGCTGGGTTAACATCGCCACCACAG ACATGTCCTTCGACAACTCCTTGTTTACCATCATG AAAATGACTTCAGAAGAAGATGCAGCCAACCTGGATACTCCTTCAGGctccactgagacacctggaCCCCGGAAGAGGCCCACCTCCACGTCATCCTCACCTGAGCCCCCTGAATTCAGCACATTCCGGGCCTGTTAG